The Caldisericia bacterium genomic sequence CTTTTCTTGTTAGAAGTGATATTATGATTGGAACAGGCCAACTACCAAAATTTGGTGAAGATATGTATAAAGTTGAAAATGAAGATTTGTGGTTAATACCAACTGCAGAAGTTCCACTAACTAATTTACATAAGGATGAAATTTTAGATGAGAAAGATCTTCCAAAATATTACACTGCATATACAGCATGTTTTAGAAGAGAAGCGGGCGCTGCTGGAAAAGATACAAGAGGCTTAATAAGAGTTCATCAATTTAATAAAGTTGAACTTGTTAAAATTGTAAAACCAGAAGATTCTTATCTTGAACTTGAAAAACTTGTAAATGAGGCTGAGGATGTTTTAAAGGAATTAAAACTTCCATATAGAGTTATGCTTCTTTCAACCGGAGATATGTCTGGTTTTTCAGCAAGTAAAACTTATGATATTGAGGTTTGGATGCCTTCATATGGAAGGTTTGTAGAAATATCGTCATGTTCAAACTGCACAGATTTTCAAGCAAGAAGAATGAATACAAGATTTAGGAGAGAAAATGGAAAAATAGAATATGTTCATACCTTAAATGGATCAGGCGTAGCAGTTGGAAGGTGCTTTGCAGCACTCATTGAAAATTATCAAAATGAAGATGGCTCTGTTTCAATTCCAGAGGTATTGATACCATATATTGGTGTTGATAAAATAAATAAAGATTAGGAGGTATTTATGATAAAGGTTATTAAGAATAAACCTTTTTTGAAAAAGAAAAATTTAAATTGTAGAGAATGTGCAACTCCTTGTAAATCTGCTTGTAAAACATCAATGACTGTTGGAAATCAAATTTGTGAAAAAGATAGAGAAGATAGAAAGTTTGTCTTTTAAACCTCCTTTATTTCACAAATTTTCTTTTTTAAACAGATTTTTTGTTTTTTTTCCAATTACGGGTAGTCTTATTGAAGTTGATAAAGATTTTTATTTTAATTTAAATGAAAATTCTTTAATAGATGAGCCATTTTTAAATGAAGAGAAAAAAATATGGGAAAAATATGATGTAAAATTTAATCCACCAAAATACTTAAAATCTTTATGTCTTCTTATCTCTCAAACCTGTAATATGAAATGTGATTATTGCTTTGTTAATGATGGAACTTTTGGAGATAATGAGAGTTTGATGGATGAAAATGTAAGTTTAAAAGCAGTTGACTTTTTAATTGAGAATTCAAAAACGAAACATATTGAAATTGATTTTTTTGGTGGTGAACCACTAATAAATTGGAAAGTTGTAAGAAAAACAATTGAATATGGTGGTAAAAGGAGCAAAGAGTATGGAAAAATTTTAAGATTTTCTTTAACAACAAATGGAGTTTTATTAGATGAAGAAAAATTAAATTTTTTAAAAGAAAATTTTGTAAGTTTAATTATATCTCTTGATGGTCCGCCTGAAGTTAATAATTTACATAGAAAAATGAAAAATGGATCAAATTCATTTGATTATGTTTATAAAAATATTAAAAATTTAAAAAATTATGAGGGTTATTATATAAGAGGTACTTTTACAAATAAAACAAAAGATATTTTTGAAAATGCAAAATTTTTTTATGAAAACGGTTTTAAAAATATCTCTCTTGAACCGGTTATTTTAGATAAAGAAAATCCTTTAAGTTTAAAAAAAGAAGACCTTAAAGAATTAAAAAAAGAGTATGAAAAATTAGGAGAGTATATCTATAATGAAAAATTGAAAGGAAATAAGTTAAACTTTTATCACTTTAATATTGATTTATCTAATGGACCATGTCTAGGTAAGATGAATTTTGGATGTGGTGCTGGTGTTGAATATTTAGCAGTTGATACAAAAGGAGACATATATCCTTGTCATTTTTTAAAGGAGTTTAAAGAATTTAAAGTTGGTAACATATTTGATGGAATAGATGAGAATAAGAAAAATTATTTTATGTATCTAAATGATATTAATTCAAAAGAAAAATGCAAAAGTTGTTGGGCAAAATATCTTTGTGGAGGAGGGTGTATTGCTCATTCATACTTTATAAATAGTGATCCTTTAAAAATGCCGGATGATTTTTGTGAAATTCAGAAAAAAAGAATTGAAATTGGTCTTTTAATTAATAGTTTATAATTAATTATAATAAACTTAATTTTAAGAGGGGTGATAGATGAATGAAAAGGATTTCGAAAAAATTGCCCTTGAGTGGGCAATAATTGAGGCTGAAAGGTGTTTATATTGCTTTGATGCTCCATGTGAAAAGGCTTGTCCAATAAATCTTCCGATATCTAATTTTATCTATTTTATAAAAAATAAAAATTTTAAGTCAGCATATGAACTTGTAAGAGAAAATCATCCACTGATCTCAATTGCAGGTTGTGTCTGTCCAGAAGAAATTCTTTGTCAAACTGAGTGTACAAGAGGGAAAATTGACAAACCTATCAAGATAAGAGAACTTCACAAATTTTTAACTGAATATTTTTGTGATAATAAAAATCTTTCTCTTCCAGAATATAAATATGAAGAAGTAGCAATAATAGGTGGTGGGCCTGCTTCTTTATCTTGTGCATTTTATTTAAGAACATTTGGTTATAAAACAGTCGTATTTTCTGATACAGAATTAGGTGGAATTCCTCTTAAAGAAATTTCAAATTTGAGATTAAGCGATGAGACTCTAAAAAGAGATTTAGATTTTATTAAAGAAAATTTCATTTTTAAGTTTGTAAGAAAAAGAGTAGAAAATCTTAATGAAATATTAAATAGTTTTAAAGCAATATTTATTGGTATAGGTCTTTCAGATGAAATTGAACTTGAAGTCTTAGGAAAAGATAAAGAGGGTGTTTTTAAAGCAAGAGAGATCTTAAGGAAAATAAAGAGAGGAGAAGAGATAAAATTTGGAGAAAGGATTGGTGTTATAGGTGGAGGAAATGTTGCTTTTGAAGTTGCAAATACATTAAAAACACTCTATCCAGATAAAGAAGTTATTATAATTTATAGAAGAGGTTTAACAGATTTAAAATGTTATCCTGAAGAATTTGAGAGAGCAAAGAAACTCGGTGTTAATTTTTACTTTGAATCAATTCCAATTGAAATAGTAGGAAAGGAGAAAGTAGAGGGTATAAAAGTGACTCAAGTCAGTTTAAAAGAAAAAGATAAAGATGGAAGAAGAGTACCAAAATTAATAGAGAATAGTGAATTTATTATTCCATTAAACAATATTATTATTGCAATAGGACAAAAATTAGAAGAAACCATTTTTCCTGAAATTCAAAAAGAAAATGGTTTAATCAAAGTTGATGAAAACTTTATGACAAATATAAAAGGTGTCTTTGCTGGTGGTGATTGTGTTAATGGAGGGGATACAATAACAAGAGCAGCAAAAGAGGGAAAATTGGCTGCCTTTAAAATTCATGAATATTTAAGGAGGATTTAAAATGTTTAAATTAAGAGATCTTTCAATTGAATTTTTAGGTATAACACTTGAAAATCCATTTATTTTATCTGCTTCACCATCAACAGATGAACTTGAAATTGCAATTAATGGTCTTGAAGCTGGTTGGGCAGGAGTAATTTTAAAAACAACTTCTGTTGAAGACAACCCAGTTCCTTTAAAATATCCAATGATGTCTTCATTTGGAAATTATTCAAAAAGAGTATTAGGACTTGGAAATATTGATTTAATTTCTAAATATCACATTGATGAAGTTGAGAAAAGAGTAAAAATTTTAAAAGAAAAATTTCCACACAAAATGATTGGTGCAAGCATAATGGGGAGTAAAAAAGAAGATTGGCAAAATTTAGTTTATAGATTAAGAAAGGCGGGAGTTGATATAATCGAATGTTCTTTTTCATGTCCTCAGGGAAGTATGGGCGAAGCACCTGGAAGGATGCTTGCTCAATCTGTTCAAGCAACAGAAAAGGTAACATCATGGGTCAAAGAAGCTGCAGAAAATACTCCTGTTTTAATAAAAATAACACCTCAAGTTACAGATATCGTTGAAGTTGCTGAGGCAGTTAAAAGAGGTGGTGCAGATGGAATAACTGCAAGTAATACAATACCCTCTCTTCTTGGAATAGATATTTATACATTTGAACCTTATCCAACTGTTTTTGGTTACTCATCATATTCAGGTCTTTCAGGAAATGCCATAAAACCAATAACTCTTAGAACAATTGCAGAAATAAAAAGAAATGTTGATATTACAATATCAGGAAATGGCGGAGCGTATTCCTCGAGAGACGCAATTGAATTTATGCTCGTTGGAGCAAGTAATGTTCAATTTTGTACACTTCCGATGGTGTATGGTTTTAGAGTAATTGAAGAATTAAAAAGAGGTTTATCTCATTATCTTGATGAAATGGGATTTAAATCTCCATCAGAAATTGTTGGAAAAACACTTGAAAAAATAAAAACAAACGAAGAATTAATTATTTTAGACTTTGTTAAAGCAAAAATAGATGAAGAAAAGTGCGTTGGTTGTGAACTCTGTTTTGTTAGTTGTAGAGATGGAGGACATATGGCAATTGAATTAAAAGAGGAAACAAGAGTCCCAAAGGTAAATGAAGAAAAGTGTGTTGGTTGCGCTTTATGTATGCAAGTCTGCCCAGTTGATGCAATTAAAATTTATGAAAGAAAAATTAATATTGAACATTATTACATAAGAAAATGAAAAAAATTGTTGTAAACTTTAAATTAAATGGAGAAGACATTATTGATGAAGTTCCTGTAAATAAAACACTTGTGGAATATTTAAGGGATAATTTACATTTAACTGGAACAAAAGAAGGTTGTTCAAAAGGAGAATGTGGGGCATGCACAGTAATAATTGATGGAAAAAATTATACATCTTGTCTTGTTTTGATGCCAGAGGTTCAAAATAAATCTGTTTTTACAATTGAAGGTTTAAAAGATAAAGTTGAGTTTATAGATTACCTTATTGATGAGGGGGCATTCCAATGTGGTTTTTGTGCACCTGGTTTTGTTGTAAGTTTGTACTCTTTTCTTGAAAAAAGAAAAGACATTACTATTGATGAAGTTAAAGAGGCAATTTCAGGAAATCTATGTAGATGTACAGGATATAAGAAAATTCTTGATGCAATTAATAAATTTATAAAAGAGAAAAGAGGACAAAATGAAAGAATTTGAATATTTTAAACCAAAAAATTTACTTGAGGCTCTTGATCTTGCAAAAAATTTTGGGAATAATAAGAGATTTCTAGCTGGTGGTACAGATTTAATTGTAAGGTTAAAGGATAATTTAATAAAAGAGGAAAATATTATTGATTTAAAAGATATTGATGAGTTAAAGGGTATAAAAGAAAATGGAGATGAAATTGAAATAGGACCACTTGTCACTTTTACAGAGATAATTGAGTCAGAAATAATGAATAAATATTCTCCTCTTATTGTTCTCGCTGCAAAAAAAGTTGGCTCTCCTCAAATAAGAAATAAAGGAACAATTGGTGGAAATTTATGTAATGCTTCTCCTGCAGGTGATTCAATTCCTCCTTTAATGTGCGAGGAGGCGCGTCTTTTATTAAAATCAAAAGATAGAGAAAGAGTTGTTAATATTAATGAATTTTTTTTAGGACCTGGAAAAACATGTTTAAATCAAGACGAAATATTGGTAAAAATAGTTGTAAAAAAATGGAAAAACTCAAACTTGGGATTTTTTAATAAACTTGGACAAAGAAATGCTTTAACTATTTCAATAGCATCAAATTGTGTAAAAATTGATAAAGAGGGTAAAAACATAAAAGATATTAAAATTTCATTGGGTTCAGTTGCACCAACTGTTGTAAGAGCAAAAAAAGTTGAGGAGGCTATTTTAAATTTAAAAGAAATAAATGAAGATGAATTATTTAAAATATCATCTCTTATTGAAAATGAAATTGATCCAATTACAGATGTTAGAGGTTCAAGAGAATATAGAATAGAAGTTTCGAAATATTTGCTTTATGAAAGTTTAATTTATTTATTTAATTTGTGAGGTAAAAATGAGTGTAAAACTTGAAGAGAAAAAAAGAGAAGAAGAGAAATGGATTGGCAAAAAAATAAAACAAATTTATTCTCAGGAAAAAGTTAAGGGAGAATTAAAATATCCATCAGATATCTATTTTGAAAATATGGTTTGGGGAGAAGTTTTAAGAAGTAAATATCCCCATGCATTAATTAAAAAAATTGATGTTTCTAAAGCAGAAAAACTTCCGGGAGTTGTAAAGGTTCTAACTTATAAAGATATACCTGGCTTAAATGGTTTTGGAATAGTTGTTCAAGATCAGCCAGTCTTATGCTATGACAAAGTAAGATATCTTGGAGATGCTATTGCTTTAGTAGCAGCGGAAACAAAAGAAATAGCGAAAAAAGCACTTGAATTAATTGAAGTTCAATATGAACCACTTCCAGTTGTAGAAGATCCTCTTGAAGCAATTAAAGAATCTTCTCCAAAAGTGCATGAAAGTGGGAATATACACCTTCATACAGTTGTTAAAAAAGGAGATGTTGAGAAGGGATTTAGAGAGGCAGATTTAATTGTTGAAAATGAATATAGAACTGGTAGACAGGAACATGCTTATCTTGAAACAGAAAATGGTGTTGCTTTTTATGATGAAGAAGAAGATACAATTACAGTTATTTGTGGAGGTCAATATCCATTCAGAGATCAAATTCAAATAGCAAGAGTTCTTGCATTTGATCCAAGGAAAATAAGAGTAATAAATGAACCAATGGGAGGTGGATTTGGCGGAAAAGATGAAATTACAACGCAGATCCATCTTGCACTCCTTGCTTATCACACAAAAAGACCGGTTAAAATGGAAATTAGTAGAGAAGAGTCAATAGTTTTCTCATGGAAAAGACATCCAATGATTCTAAGATATAAAACAGGTGTTAAAAAAGATGGAACACTTGTTGCAAATGAAGTTTATATTTATGCAGATACAGGTGCATATGCATCATTGGGAGGGCCTGTTGTGAATCTTGCAATAGAACATTCATGTGGTCCATATAGAATTCCAAACACTCATATTGAAGGATTTTGCATTTATACTAACAATGGAGTATCAAGCGCATTTAGAGGCTTTGGAGTAAATCAAGTAACATTTGCAATGGAGTCACAAATGGATGAAATTGCATATAAACTTCAAATTGATCCATTACTACTTAGAAGAAAAAATATATTAAAAAGAGGAGAGGAAACTGGAATAGGAAGTAAAATTGAAACAAGCATTGGATTAAATAAAATTTTAGATGAAATTGAGAAACATCCAATTTATAAAGAAAGAGAGAAAATAAAATTATCTTCATCTAAATTCAAAAAGTATGGGGTCGGAATAGCATTATCTTATCAAGGAACTGGTCTTGGTGTTGGACTTCCAGATTATGGTGCTGCAATAATTGAAATGAGAAGAGATGGTGGATTTAATGTTTATGCAGGAAGTGTTGAAATAGGACAAGGAGCAAAAACAACACTTAAAATTATAGCATTAGAATCATTAAAAATTAAAGATGAAAATAAAGTATTTATAGTTACTGGTGACAGTTTTCTTGTTCCTGATTCTGGAACAACAACTGCTTCTGGTGCAACATATAGAAGTGGAAGAGCAATTAAAATTGCATCTGAAAAAATTTTAAAGATATTAAAAAGAGAAGTTTCTGAAATTTTCGATATCCCAGAAAATAATATCTATATAAAAGATGAAACTTTTTATGACAAAGAAAATAGAGAACTTATAAACTATGAAAAATTAGGGGAAATTCTTTATGAAAAAAGAAGGTTACCAAAAGTAGATGGTCACTTTAATTTTCCAACATCAAAAACAAAAATTAATGGAGCATTTGGTTTACCTCATTATATTTTTAGTTTTTCAGGTAGTATCGCCCTTGTTGAAGTTAATACTCTTACAGGTAAGGTAAATCTAATTAAGGGAGTTAATTTAATTGATGGAGGAAGGGTAATAAATAAAATAGGCTTTGAGGGACAATCTGAAGGTGGTTTAGTTATGGGAATGGGTTATGCTTTAATGGAAGATGTAATTATTAAAAATGGGGAGTTTTTAACAAAAAATTTCTCAACATATATAATTCCAACAATACTTGATATCCCAAAAGATTTAGAGACTATTTCAATTGAAAGTATAGAAGAATTAGGACCTTTTGGATCAAAGGGCATTGGAGAAACAACAATGGTTCCAATTGCGCCAGCAATAACAAATGCAATATTTCATGCAACCGAAGCAAGAATAAGACAAATCCCCGCTACACCAGAAAGAGTATTCTTTAAATTAAGAGAAAAAGAAAAGGAGGACAAGAGTAAATGAAATTTTTATTTAAAGATGTAACTTTAATAGGGACAATGAATAAAGATGGAAAAGAAATTGAAAATGGATATCTAACAGTTGAAAATGGAGTAATCACATTTGTTGGTGATAAAGAGCCAAAAGGAAATTATGATAGAGTTATTGATGGAAGAGGAAAATTACTTCTTCCAGGATTTGTAAATACACATCATCATTTTTATCAAACTCTTTTTAGAAATATAAAAGAGGTAAATGATCTAAAACTTTTTGATTGGCTTATATATTTATATGAAAAATGGAAAAATATTGATGAAGAAGCAGTTTATGTATCAACAGTTATTGCAATACTTGAAATGATGAAAAGTGGAGTTACTACAACAACAGATCATCTATATCTTGTACCTTACAACAACGTAAAAATTTTTGATGCCCAAATTGAAGCAGCAAAATTAACAAAAATTCGTTTTCATCCAACAAGAGGTGCAATGTCTCTATCAAAAAAAGACGGGGGCTTGCCACCAGATAGTGTAGTTCAAAATGATGAAAAAATTTTAGTCCATACAGAAGATATGATTAAAAAGTATCATAATGGTGAGAAATATTCTATGCTTAGAATTGCAATTGCCCCCTGTTCTCCATTTTCAGTCACAAAAAATATTATGATAGAAAGTTTGAGGCTCGCAGAAAAGTATAATGTGTTACTTCACACTCATCTTGCTGAAACCTTAGATGAAGAAATTTATTGTAAAGAGAAATTTGGTCTAAGACCTGTTGAACTTATGGAATCTATTGGATGGTTAAATAAAAGGGTCTGGTTTGCTCATATGGTTCATTTGAGTGATAGTGATATTGAAAAATTAATAAAAGGTGATGTGGGTATGGCTCATTGTCCTACATCGAATATGAAACTTGGTTCAGGAATTGCTAGAGTAAGTGAACTAAAAGGAAAAATAAGAATTGGACTTGCAGTTGATGGAAGTTCAAGTAATGACACAAACAATTTTATTCTTGAAATTAGAAATGCACTTCTTCTTCAAAGGGTTAAATATGGAAGTAATGCAATTACATCAAGAGATGTTCTAAAATTTGCAACAATTGGTGGGGCGGAAGTTTTAAGGATGGATGATTTTATAGGATCAATTGAGATAGGAAAAGCAGCAGATATTATTATGTTTGATTTAAATAAACTTGAGTTTGCTGGAGGATTAAACGATCTAATTTCTGTACCTGTGTATCTTGATGCAAAAAAAGTTGATTTTCTAATGATTAATGGAGAAATTTTAATTGAGAATGGAAATTTTGTTTCTATCGATGAAAGAGAGTTTATAGAAAAACAAAATAAAATTTCAAAAAAACTTTTAGAAAAAATATAATTTTTATTTTTATTTATCTACCTTTGGCAAAACAATACCAATTTGTTTATCATATTTCCCTTTCTTATCTTTATAACTTACTTCGCACTCCTCATCACTTTCAAGAAAAATAATTTGAGCGATACCTTCATTAGCATAAACTTTAACAGGTAATGGGGTTGTATTTGAAATTTCAATTGTAACATGACCTTCCCATTCTGCTTCTATTGGTGTTATATTTACAATAATTCCACATCTTGCATAAGTTGATTTTCCAATACAGATACCCAAAACTTTTCTTGGCATTCTTAAATATTCAACACTTCTTCCAAGAATAAATGAATTTGGAGGAATAATACATGTCTCGCCCTTAAAGTCAACAAAACTTTTTGGATCAAAATTTTTTGGATCAATTATTGAATTGAAAACATTTGTAAAAATTTTAAATTCATTAGAAAGTCTCAAATCATAACCATAGGAAGAGAGTCCATAAGAAATAACTCCTTTCTTAATCTGTTTTTCTTCAAATGGTTCTATCATTTTATATTGAGTTGCCATTTTTTTAATCCATTTATCACTCTTTAACATCTCTAATCCTTATATAATCTTTCTCAATTACAAAATCCTCAAATACTGTTGGAGCATATTCTTTTAAAATTTTTAAAATTTCAATAAAAACATTTCTTATTTCCCATTGGGCTTCTTTACTACCCCTTAATTTAATCATATGTCTAAGTTCTCTAAAATTTGCAGTTAGAACTATTTCTGTTTTTGTTGCGTTTGGAAGAACAAATCTTGCGTCCTCTTTAGGAATTCCTAAATTTATTAATTTTTTGTAGACATCCCTTGTTCTCTCCATAAAATCTTTATATATTATTAAAGCCTCATTGTTTGCTAAAATAGTATAAGGAATTACATAGTCAAAATTTGATTCATTAACGTATCTTTGTGATTTTTGAGTATATGATGCGATTCTATGTCTAACTAATTGGTGGGTTAAACTTCTTGAGACCCCAGAGATCCTAAAAGAAGCCACTGCATGCTCTAAAACAGATTCATGACCAAGTTTTAAAAGCATTCTAATAAATTTAACATGACTATCTGGTGTCAATCTATCAAATGATTCATGAGCAGTTCTCCCTGCCTCTTCAATTATTTTCTCTGGATTGGGAGTTATATAAATTAATTTAACATCCAAGAATTAACCTCTTTTTGGTGGTCTAACAATAATCTCAGCAAGTTCTGGCTTTTTCTTAAGTTCTTCTTTCAATGCCTCTTCTCTTGCTGGATTAACATAATTTGGATCTTCGAATGAATATTTAAAGTTTGTATGAACATCATATCTTCCTTCAATTAATGCAACTGTATCTTCAACAAAAACAAGTTCTTCATCAGTTGGAATTACAAAAATTCTTACTTTTGAACCTTCGCCTGTAATTTCTGTTTCTGCATTTCTTGTTTTTGATATTTCATTTTTTCTTTTATCATAAATTATTCCAAGATTTTCAAGACCATCAAGTGTTTTTCCTCTTATAAGTGGACTCATTTCTCCAACACCTGCTGTAAAAACAATTGCATCAACTCTTCCTAAAACTGCATAATATGCTCCAATATATTTTTTGAGTCTATATGTTTCAATTTCAATTGCAAGTTTTGCTCTCTCATCTCCTTCTGCTGCTGCTTTTTCCACATCTCTTCTATCTGTATATTTTCCTGTAATTCCTAAAATTCCACTTTTTTTATTAAGTAAATTATCAAGTTGATCAACAGTTAGATTTTCTTTTCTCATCATAAATAAATCAATTCCAGCATCATGATCTCCTGCTCTTGTTCCCATGACCAAACCCTCAAGGGGTGTTAATCCCATTGAAGTATCAACTGAAATTCCATTTTTAACTGCATTTGCACTGGCTCCATTTCCAATATGAAGACAAATTAAATTTGTCTCAAATGGATCTTTTCCTAAGAGTACTGCTGCTCTTTTTGAAACATATAAAAATGATGTTCCATGAAATCCATATCTTCTTACTCTATATTTTTCATACCACTCATATGGAAGAGAATAAATATAAGCATATTTTGGCATTGTTTGATGCCATGCTGTATCCATTATTGCGCAATGAGGAACATCTGGCAAAAGTTCCATTGCTGCTCTAACACCAAGTAAATTTGGAGGGTTGTGAAGAGGAGCAAGATCAGAAAGAGATTCAAATGTTTTTAAAAATTCTTCGTTTATAATTGATGACTTTGCAAATTTTTCTCCACCATGAACCATTCTGTGTCCAACTCCTTGAATACTTTTTAGATCTTTAATAACACCAATCTCTGGATCAAGAAGAGTATCAATAATTAGTTTAATAGCAACTTTATGATCTGGACAATCGTGTTCTACTTTAAAGTTTCCTTTACCATTTGCATAATGATCAATAAAAGAGCCACCAATTGTTACTCTTTCAACTATTCCTCTTGCTAAAATTTTTCTCTCATTCCATCTATAGAGTTGATATTTAACAGAAGAACTTCCACAATTTAATGTGAGTATGTCCATCTAAACTACCTCCTTGAAAGTTTTATATATCAAAAATAATATCAACTTTATATAAATTATCAACTTTTTCTATTATCATATCTTCAAGAGTACAGGCTTTTATAGCATACTTTATCTTATGTTTTTTCTCATCAAAGGTTTCTCCAAAAAGTTTTCCTTTAATGATATTTTCACTAAATTCTTCAATTTTAAAATTTTTTATTAAAAAGAATTTTGAATCAAAAAGGTAGATAAACTCATTTAAAAATTTGTTTAAAAGCATCTCAATAAAATCAGATTTTATCTCAAAATTAATCTCTTCTTTTTCTTGAAGATTTTCTTCCTCTCTCATTAAAAATAATGTACCTTCTCCAGAATTCTCAAAAAGTTCCTTTAAGTTTCTACCATAAACTCTTATTCCAATATCAGCAGTATGTGGAAAAATTTCAAATTTTTTCATTTCTATTAATTGCAATTCCTTTTACTTCATCAATTGAGTCTGTGTTTATTAATCTTACTCCTGAAGCATTTCTCTTTTGAATAGGGATCTCTTTAGTTTTTATTCTTATTATTTTACCAAATTTTGTCACAATAAATATCTCATCACTTTCACTAACACTTCTTACTGCTACAACATTATCATTTTTAAGTTTAATTCCTCTCATTCCAGAAATACCTCTATTTTTTAAATGAATTTCATTAAAATTTAATCTTTTTCCTTTTCCTTTTTGAGTTATAATAAAAAGCGATTTATTTATTTCTTCAACATCAAAACTTGCAATCTCATCATTCTCTTTTAATTTTAATCCCCTAACTCCTCCTGCGTTTCTTCCTTGAGGTTTTAATTTTTTTAAAGAAAATTTTGCTATATTCCCTCCTTTTGAAATCACAACTATATTTTCATCTCCATTAACAACCCTAACTCTTTTAACATAATCATTTTCATCTAAATTAATTATTTTAATTCCATTTCTTCTTAAGTTTTTAAGAAAACCACTTTCTGTCATTTTTATTTTTCCTTTAGAAGTAAAAAGGAGTATATATTTTTTATTTAATTCTCCAGCATAAATTGATGTTACTCTTTCGTCTGGATGAAGTGGTAATAAAATATGTAAAGATTCTCCTTTTGCCTTTTTTTCACCCTCAGGAATTTCATATACTGGAAGAGAATAAACCTTTCCAAAATTTGTGAAAAAATAAAGATTTTTATGTGTAGATGTAAAATATATATCTGAGATTTCATCCTCCCTACCTAGTGTTATACCTTTAACTCCCTTTCCTCCTCTATTTTGTGTTATAAAATTATTTAAACTTGTTCTTTTAATATAACCATCATTTGTTAGAAACACCAACATAGATTCGTCTTGAA encodes the following:
- a CDS encoding molybdopterin-dependent oxidoreductase; protein product: MSVKLEEKKREEEKWIGKKIKQIYSQEKVKGELKYPSDIYFENMVWGEVLRSKYPHALIKKIDVSKAEKLPGVVKVLTYKDIPGLNGFGIVVQDQPVLCYDKVRYLGDAIALVAAETKEIAKKALELIEVQYEPLPVVEDPLEAIKESSPKVHESGNIHLHTVVKKGDVEKGFREADLIVENEYRTGRQEHAYLETENGVAFYDEEEDTITVICGGQYPFRDQIQIARVLAFDPRKIRVINEPMGGGFGGKDEITTQIHLALLAYHTKRPVKMEISREESIVFSWKRHPMILRYKTGVKKDGTLVANEVYIYADTGAYASLGGPVVNLAIEHSCGPYRIPNTHIEGFCIYTNNGVSSAFRGFGVNQVTFAMESQMDEIAYKLQIDPLLLRRKNILKRGEETGIGSKIETSIGLNKILDEIEKHPIYKEREKIKLSSSKFKKYGVGIALSYQGTGLGVGLPDYGAAIIEMRRDGGFNVYAGSVEIGQGAKTTLKIIALESLKIKDENKVFIVTGDSFLVPDSGTTTASGATYRSGRAIKIASEKILKILKREVSEIFDIPENNIYIKDETFYDKENRELINYEKLGEILYEKRRLPKVDGHFNFPTSKTKINGAFGLPHYIFSFSGSIALVEVNTLTGKVNLIKGVNLIDGGRVINKIGFEGQSEGGLVMGMGYALMEDVIIKNGEFLTKNFSTYIIPTILDIPKDLETISIESIEELGPFGSKGIGETTMVPIAPAITNAIFHATEARIRQIPATPERVFFKLREKEKEDKSK
- a CDS encoding 8-oxoguanine deaminase; this encodes MKFLFKDVTLIGTMNKDGKEIENGYLTVENGVITFVGDKEPKGNYDRVIDGRGKLLLPGFVNTHHHFYQTLFRNIKEVNDLKLFDWLIYLYEKWKNIDEEAVYVSTVIAILEMMKSGVTTTTDHLYLVPYNNVKIFDAQIEAAKLTKIRFHPTRGAMSLSKKDGGLPPDSVVQNDEKILVHTEDMIKKYHNGEKYSMLRIAIAPCSPFSVTKNIMIESLRLAEKYNVLLHTHLAETLDEEIYCKEKFGLRPVELMESIGWLNKRVWFAHMVHLSDSDIEKLIKGDVGMAHCPTSNMKLGSGIARVSELKGKIRIGLAVDGSSSNDTNNFILEIRNALLLQRVKYGSNAITSRDVLKFATIGGAEVLRMDDFIGSIEIGKAADIIMFDLNKLEFAGGLNDLISVPVYLDAKKVDFLMINGEILIENGNFVSIDEREFIEKQNKISKKLLEKI
- the dcd gene encoding dCTP deaminase, giving the protein MLKSDKWIKKMATQYKMIEPFEEKQIKKGVISYGLSSYGYDLRLSNEFKIFTNVFNSIIDPKNFDPKSFVDFKGETCIIPPNSFILGRSVEYLRMPRKVLGICIGKSTYARCGIIVNITPIEAEWEGHVTIEISNTTPLPVKVYANEGIAQIIFLESDEECEVSYKDKKGKYDKQIGIVLPKVDK
- the thyX gene encoding FAD-dependent thymidylate synthase — protein: MDVKLIYITPNPEKIIEEAGRTAHESFDRLTPDSHVKFIRMLLKLGHESVLEHAVASFRISGVSRSLTHQLVRHRIASYTQKSQRYVNESNFDYVIPYTILANNEALIIYKDFMERTRDVYKKLINLGIPKEDARFVLPNATKTEIVLTANFRELRHMIKLRGSKEAQWEIRNVFIEILKILKEYAPTVFEDFVIEKDYIRIRDVKE
- a CDS encoding acetate kinase, translated to MDILTLNCGSSSVKYQLYRWNERKILARGIVERVTIGGSFIDHYANGKGNFKVEHDCPDHKVAIKLIIDTLLDPEIGVIKDLKSIQGVGHRMVHGGEKFAKSSIINEEFLKTFESLSDLAPLHNPPNLLGVRAAMELLPDVPHCAIMDTAWHQTMPKYAYIYSLPYEWYEKYRVRRYGFHGTSFLYVSKRAAVLLGKDPFETNLICLHIGNGASANAVKNGISVDTSMGLTPLEGLVMGTRAGDHDAGIDLFMMRKENLTVDQLDNLLNKKSGILGITGKYTDRRDVEKAAAEGDERAKLAIEIETYRLKKYIGAYYAVLGRVDAIVFTAGVGEMSPLIRGKTLDGLENLGIIYDKRKNEISKTRNAETEITGEGSKVRIFVIPTDEELVFVEDTVALIEGRYDVHTNFKYSFEDPNYVNPAREEALKEELKKKPELAEIIVRPPKRG
- a CDS encoding archease, with protein sequence MKKFEIFPHTADIGIRVYGRNLKELFENSGEGTLFLMREEENLQEKEEINFEIKSDFIEMLLNKFLNEFIYLFDSKFFLIKNFKIEEFSENIIKGKLFGETFDEKKHKIKYAIKACTLEDMIIEKVDNLYKVDIIFDI